Proteins encoded together in one Anopheles darlingi chromosome 3, idAnoDarlMG_H_01, whole genome shotgun sequence window:
- the LOC125955830 gene encoding uncharacterized protein LOC125955830 — MLKNIHERTVKKVKGNHYVATHGRDTVDLPYAQANRGYSTDGEDSQRAPSERTLSEYTIANERGTPPTAPARKPRSEHKYQNNSSSNGGPRPLSSPPTRAPPRAPSALSYDHGGDTGSDIYVTSAAYKAPSEISRYSAHRTHQSRGPRSVYSVASTAKTGRSSRRHGAKVEAMSAPNPFCPNVKGVCCLMLLLNLGLILITLGFVIVMQFMEPLFVWILGVVFLIFGFGTLIGSMIYCVIVCRDAKTPAQLKNEDLYWTKHWQKSIGYTPQEIDYKTDRFDERDRYSDRFSVSKLSGKYSDRDITRY, encoded by the exons atgttgaaaaacatTCACGAACGTACGGTGAAGAA GGTGAAGGGTAACCACTACGTGGCAACGCACGGTCGCGATACGGTGGATCTACCGTACGCGCAGGCCAACCGGGGTTACTCGACCGACGGTGAGGATAGCCAGCGGGCACCATCCGAGCGGACACTGTCGGAGTACACGATAGCGAACGAGCGGGGCACACCACCGACCGCCCCTGCACGGAAACCACGCTCGGAGCACAAATAccagaacaacagcagcagtaatggaGGACCGCGGCCACTCTCTAGTCCACCGACGCGCGCCCCACCGAGGGCACCGTCCGCGCTCAGCTACGACCATGGCGGTGACACCGGTAGCGACATCTACGTCACGTCCGCGGCCTACAAGGCACCGTCGGAAATCAG TCGTTACAGTGCCCATCGGACGCACCAGTCACGCGGTCCACGGAGTGTTTACAGTGTGGCGAGCACGGCCAAGACAGGCCGCAGCTCGAGACGGCACGGTGCCAAGGTCGAAGCGATGTCCGCCCCGAACCCTTTCTGTCCGAACGTTAAGGGTGTGTGCtgtctgatgctgctgctgaacctTGGCCTCATCCTGATCACGCTCGGATTCGTCATCGTGATGCAGTTCATGGAGCCACTGTTCGTGTG GATTCTCGGTGTCGTGTTTCTGATCTTCGGATTCGGCACCCTGATCGGTAGCATGATCTACTGCGTGATCGTGTGCCGGGATGCGAAAACGCCGGCCCAGCTCAAGAACGAGGACCTCTACTGGACGAAGCACTGGCAGAAGAGCATCGGTTACACGCCGCAGGAGATCGACTACAAGACGGATCGGTTCGATGAGCGCGACCGGTACTCGGATCGCTTCTCCGTCAGCAAGCTAAGCGGGAAATACTCGGACCGGGACATTACACGCTACTGA